The following proteins come from a genomic window of Streptomyces sp. Sge12:
- a CDS encoding choice-of-anchor A family protein, with amino-acid sequence MRNWTLGLAIGAVLASAAPAAFAAGPGGERPAAAARAPLPGGLGPCVPGDCPDPYPPIGSDGVPQGRDNGINIFAGGDFRVRGRASEAEGRLVVLGDFDQNKQAGGDSRYNVGIVGAGSRVPPPAGADFLTTGGSVTVAAGERLLADGGVVRYADSLTGTVTGRQVRDPAAATPYAGLRERLSAASQCYARIDGQPRPATGTAVNNGYETLFTGDGSSELQVFNIDANMVGNGGGQQGIRFTRIPATATVLVNVLGTTRTINTFSGGIADTDPLNAYRDRLLWNFPDATTVNLTGTGQFQGSFLMGQRSSETTVTLPGINGRFFTTGSVTHTSAATGGGGQEFHAYPFNGDLPECAGPAPVTGSVSVLKRDADSGAALQGAEFELWRETNGTPGLQDTAPGADTLVAECTTPASGICERTTEPGTYYWRETRAPLGYDLPADRVHELTLTTGSAPVGVRYEADNRRTPEPPDAARVVLRKTDRATGLPLAGAQFELWRESNDRPGLQTEAPADTRLDGVCVTDARGTCTVELPIGQTYYWRETAVPAGYETPADPVTRFDLDRSDVVDGVVVTVANTPVSEEYEGSIRVVKQDARTRRPLPGAVFEVWQETNNTPGLQTRGINADRRVGQDCTTDRTGVCDFGPLPEGWYYLVETAVPAGYVLPADRVTGPLRLDIGTPDRRIVVTVRNKPADHGKDEHGKDKPKHPKDKPKHPKGDHGKGKHPKHTKPAKHTKPAKHTKPAKHTKPAKHSKHPKGPRA; translated from the coding sequence GTGAGGAACTGGACCCTCGGGCTGGCGATCGGAGCCGTACTGGCTTCCGCCGCGCCCGCGGCCTTCGCGGCGGGTCCCGGCGGGGAGCGGCCGGCTGCCGCCGCCAGAGCTCCGCTTCCCGGCGGGCTGGGGCCCTGCGTGCCCGGCGACTGCCCCGACCCGTACCCGCCCATCGGCAGCGACGGCGTCCCGCAGGGGCGGGACAACGGCATCAACATCTTCGCCGGCGGCGACTTCCGGGTCCGGGGCCGGGCCTCCGAGGCCGAGGGCCGGCTCGTCGTCCTCGGCGACTTCGACCAGAACAAGCAGGCGGGCGGGGACAGCCGCTACAACGTCGGCATCGTCGGCGCCGGATCCCGGGTGCCCCCGCCCGCCGGCGCGGACTTCCTCACCACCGGCGGCTCGGTCACCGTGGCGGCGGGCGAACGCCTCCTCGCCGACGGCGGTGTGGTCCGGTACGCGGACTCCCTCACGGGCACGGTGACCGGCCGCCAGGTCCGGGACCCCGCCGCGGCCACCCCGTACGCGGGACTGCGCGAGCGGCTCAGCGCCGCCAGCCAGTGCTACGCGCGGATCGACGGGCAGCCCCGCCCGGCCACCGGCACGGCCGTCAACAACGGCTACGAGACCCTCTTCACCGGCGACGGCTCCTCCGAGCTCCAGGTCTTCAACATCGACGCGAACATGGTCGGCAACGGGGGAGGCCAGCAGGGCATCCGGTTCACCCGCATCCCGGCCACGGCCACCGTGCTGGTGAACGTCCTGGGCACCACCCGCACGATCAACACCTTCAGCGGCGGCATCGCGGACACCGACCCCCTCAACGCCTACCGCGACCGGCTGCTGTGGAACTTCCCGGACGCCACCACCGTGAACCTGACCGGCACCGGCCAGTTCCAGGGCAGCTTCCTGATGGGGCAGCGGTCCTCCGAGACCACCGTCACCCTGCCCGGCATCAACGGGCGCTTCTTCACCACCGGCTCCGTCACGCACACCAGCGCGGCCACCGGGGGCGGCGGACAGGAGTTCCACGCCTACCCCTTCAACGGCGACCTGCCCGAGTGCGCCGGCCCGGCGCCGGTGACCGGCTCGGTCTCGGTGCTCAAGCGGGACGCGGACTCGGGCGCGGCGCTGCAAGGAGCCGAGTTCGAACTGTGGCGCGAGACGAACGGGACGCCGGGCCTCCAGGACACCGCTCCGGGAGCCGACACCCTGGTCGCCGAATGCACCACGCCGGCGTCCGGCATCTGTGAGCGGACCACCGAGCCCGGTACGTACTACTGGCGTGAGACCCGTGCGCCGCTCGGCTACGACCTGCCGGCCGACCGGGTCCACGAGCTGACCCTCACGACCGGGAGCGCCCCCGTCGGGGTCCGGTACGAGGCCGACAACCGGCGCACCCCCGAGCCGCCGGACGCCGCCCGCGTGGTGCTGCGCAAGACCGACCGGGCCACGGGCCTCCCGCTGGCCGGCGCGCAGTTCGAGCTGTGGCGGGAGAGCAACGACCGCCCCGGCCTCCAGACGGAGGCACCCGCCGACACCCGCCTCGACGGGGTCTGCGTGACGGACGCCCGGGGCACCTGCACGGTGGAGCTGCCGATCGGGCAGACCTACTACTGGCGGGAGACCGCCGTCCCGGCCGGGTACGAGACCCCGGCCGACCCGGTCACCCGGTTCGACCTGGACCGGTCCGACGTGGTGGACGGCGTCGTCGTCACCGTCGCGAACACCCCGGTGAGCGAGGAGTACGAGGGCTCGATCCGGGTCGTGAAGCAGGACGCCAGGACCCGGCGCCCGCTGCCCGGCGCGGTCTTCGAGGTCTGGCAGGAGACCAACAACACCCCGGGCCTCCAGACGCGCGGCATCAACGCCGACCGCCGGGTCGGTCAGGACTGCACCACCGACCGCACCGGTGTCTGCGACTTCGGCCCGCTCCCCGAGGGCTGGTACTACCTGGTGGAGACCGCGGTCCCCGCGGGCTACGTGCTGCCCGCCGACCGGGTCACCGGGCCGCTGCGCCTGGACATCGGCACCCCGGACCGGCGCATCGTGGTCACGGTGCGGAACAAGCCCGCCGACCACGGCAAGGACGAGCACGGCAAGGACAAGCCCAAGCACCCGAAGGACAAGCCCAAGCACCCCAAGGGCGACCACGGTAAGGGCAAGCACCCGAAGCACACCAAGCCCGCCAAGCACACCAAGCCTGCCAAGCACACCAAGCCTGCCAAGCACACCAAGCCCGCCAAGCACTCCAAGCACCCGAAGGGCCCCCGCGCCTGA